A genomic segment from Antedon mediterranea chromosome 6, ecAntMedi1.1, whole genome shotgun sequence encodes:
- the LOC140051685 gene encoding peptidyl-prolyl cis-trans isomerase Fkbp12-like has translation MSDVGIEILTPGDGSNFPKNGQTVEVHYTGTLTDGTKFDSSRDRGKPFKFKLGAGQVIKGWDVGVAKMSKGERAVLTCPPDFAYGSKGYPGVIPPSSTLVFDVELLSFV, from the exons ATGTCAGACGTAGGCATTGAAATTTTGACTCCTGGTGATG GTTCCAATTTTCCTAAGAATGGCCAAACAGTAGAAGTTCATTATACAG gAACTTTGACAGATGGAACAAAGTTTGATTCATCTCGTGATCGTGGCAAGCCCTTCAAATTTAAATTAGGAGCAGGTCAAGTCATAAAAGGATGGGACGTCGGCGTTGCTAAG aTGAGTAAAGGAGAACGAGCAGTCCTCACCTGTCCTCCTGATTTTGCATATGGAAGCAAAGGTTATCCTGGTGT TATTCCACCATCTTCAACGTTGGTCTTTGATGTTGAACTTCTCAGTTTTGTCTAA